The following proteins come from a genomic window of Posidoniimonas polymericola:
- a CDS encoding response regulator, translating into MSKNRILIVEDDRSLADVLDYNLRQDGYETVVALNGQDGLNQAKLKTPDLVVLDLMLPVVDGLEICRRLRADPVTRQMLVLMLTAKAEETDQVAGFSVGADDYVTKPFSVKVLLERIRALLRRRQGESQHDEVIVSQGILIDRERHRCTAGDQPLDLTPSEFGLLETLLRQPGRVFSRSELIDSALGGDSLVLERTIDVHIRALRKKMGGYAELVETVRGIGYRLRDPASSE; encoded by the coding sequence ATGAGCAAGAACCGCATCCTGATTGTCGAAGACGACCGCTCGCTGGCGGACGTGCTCGACTACAACCTCCGCCAGGATGGCTACGAGACCGTGGTCGCCCTTAACGGGCAGGACGGCCTCAACCAGGCCAAGCTCAAGACCCCCGACCTGGTCGTGCTCGACCTGATGCTGCCAGTCGTCGACGGGCTGGAGATCTGCCGCCGGCTCCGCGCCGACCCGGTCACCCGGCAGATGCTGGTGCTGATGCTGACCGCCAAGGCCGAAGAGACCGACCAGGTGGCCGGCTTCTCGGTCGGCGCCGACGACTACGTCACCAAGCCGTTCAGCGTGAAGGTGCTGCTCGAGCGGATCCGCGCCCTCCTCCGCCGCCGCCAGGGAGAATCCCAGCACGACGAGGTGATCGTCAGCCAGGGCATCCTCATCGACCGCGAGCGGCACCGCTGTACGGCCGGCGACCAGCCGCTCGACCTGACCCCCAGCGAGTTCGGACTGCTCGAGACCCTGCTCCGCCAGCCGGGCCGCGTGTTCTCCCGCTCGGAGTTGATCGACTCGGCGCTCGGCGGCGACTCGCTGGTCCTCGAGCGGACCATCGACGTGCACATCCGTGCCCTCCGCAAAAAGATGGGCGGGTACGCCGAGCTTGTCGAAACGGTCCGCGGCATTGGTTACCGCCTCCGCGACCCGGCCAGCAGCGAGTAG
- the phoU gene encoding phosphate signaling complex protein PhoU, whose protein sequence is MSKHLERDLELLERDVLAQSSIVEDMIRTATRCLRDQSTEALSDLAALEPKVNAREVRIEEECLKILALHQPVATDLRRVATILKINADLERIGDLAVNIGERVRSMAELPVVPAPAGLDEMTSVTIEMVRDALDAFVELDADAARAVGKRDDIVDDLNHDVINELHAVMQAQPSLVEPAVHLFSATRHLERIADHATNIAEDVMYLVEGEIARHRHRQAGAEF, encoded by the coding sequence ATGTCCAAACACCTCGAACGCGACCTCGAACTCCTCGAACGCGACGTCCTTGCGCAGTCGTCGATTGTCGAGGACATGATCCGCACCGCGACCCGCTGCCTGCGTGACCAGTCGACCGAGGCGCTCAGCGACCTCGCCGCGCTGGAGCCGAAGGTCAACGCCCGCGAGGTGCGGATTGAAGAAGAGTGCCTGAAGATCCTGGCGCTGCATCAGCCGGTCGCGACCGACCTGCGGCGGGTGGCGACCATCCTGAAGATCAACGCCGACCTCGAGCGCATCGGCGACCTGGCGGTCAATATCGGCGAGCGGGTCCGCTCCATGGCCGAGCTGCCGGTGGTGCCGGCCCCCGCCGGCCTGGACGAAATGACCAGCGTCACGATCGAGATGGTCCGCGACGCCCTGGACGCCTTCGTGGAGCTCGACGCCGACGCCGCCCGCGCGGTCGGCAAACGCGACGACATCGTCGACGACCTCAACCATGACGTGATCAACGAGCTGCACGCGGTGATGCAGGCCCAGCCGAGCCTGGTCGAGCCCGCCGTGCACCTGTTCTCCGCCACGCGGCACCTCGAGCGGATCGCCGACCACGCCACGAACATCGCCGAGGACGTCATGTACCTTGTGGAGGGCGAGATCGCCCGACACCGTCACCGCCAGGCAGGCGCCGAGTTCTAG
- the pstB gene encoding phosphate ABC transporter ATP-binding protein PstB has protein sequence MSVNALPAEPNRTGLKPPRMAHARTSRSADELAASAPKISVSSLNFFYGASQALFDINLKIPEHCVTAFIGPSGCGKSTFLRCMNRMNDMIEGTRLEGDILLDDHDINAPRVDVVSLRKRVGMVFQKSNPFPKSILENVIYGPKVAGLRNKGRLMEIAEQCLERAALWNEVKDRLNDSALALSGGQQQRLCIARALATNPEVLLMDEPASALDPASTARIEDLIFELKDRYTIVIVTHNMQQAARVSDQTAFFFQGELVEAGRTNELFTNPTRKQTEDYITGRFG, from the coding sequence CGGACTCAAGCCGCCCCGGATGGCCCACGCCCGCACGTCCCGCTCCGCGGACGAGCTGGCCGCGTCGGCGCCGAAGATCTCTGTCAGCTCGCTGAACTTCTTCTACGGCGCCAGTCAGGCGCTGTTCGACATCAACCTGAAGATCCCGGAGCACTGCGTCACCGCGTTCATCGGCCCGTCGGGCTGCGGCAAGAGCACCTTCCTGCGGTGCATGAACCGCATGAACGACATGATCGAGGGGACCCGCCTGGAGGGCGACATCCTGCTCGACGACCACGACATCAACGCGCCGCGGGTGGACGTGGTCTCGCTCCGCAAGCGGGTCGGCATGGTGTTTCAGAAGTCCAACCCGTTCCCGAAGTCGATCCTGGAGAACGTGATCTACGGCCCCAAGGTCGCCGGCCTGCGGAACAAGGGGCGGCTGATGGAGATTGCCGAGCAGTGCCTGGAACGCGCCGCCTTGTGGAACGAGGTCAAGGACCGCCTGAACGACTCCGCCCTGGCGCTATCCGGCGGCCAGCAGCAGCGGCTCTGCATCGCCCGGGCGCTGGCGACCAACCCCGAGGTGCTGCTGATGGACGAGCCCGCTTCGGCGCTCGACCCGGCTTCGACCGCGCGGATCGAGGACCTGATCTTCGAGCTTAAGGACCGCTACACCATCGTCATCGTGACGCACAACATGCAGCAGGCGGCCCGGGTCTCGGACCAGACGGCGTTCTTCTTCCAGGGCGAACTGGTCGAGGCCGGCCGCACCAACGAGCTCTTCACCAACCCAACCAGGAAGCAGACCGAGGACTACATCACCGGCCGCTTTGGCTAG